The window TTCTCTTATTCTCTCTAGCGGAACGAGTAACGCGACCAAATTCATTTTTCGCAAATAAGCAGATTCGTCTCCCCTTTACGCTTATTACATTACGACGCGCGCGGGGCGCACTCCAGAAAATTACCTGACTCCAGAACGATCCGCGCGCGCCCTATTCCAAGCGGATTTTCAGTCTCCACCGTCTGCAAAGTCTGTCTTGATGGCTAGCCTGTACCGCGGTTCATTATCGCTCCTCGTGGCGGACATGTTTCATCGGATTGCTCCGCCGAAGgaggaaaatgttatttgagtATCAAGGATGCGCCAGCCAGACTCGCAGCGAGCGAGGGTGGAGAAACCCGAGAGTGGCCGACGCATTGTGAGGCGCTCAAGTTTATAAGCTCGTCGTATAcgcgtcgccgtcgtcgtcgccggtTATATAAAACCCTTAACCAACGTGTAAGGGAGAAATTCGGAGGATGATGATCGGGTGTTAGGTGCCGCTACGCCGAGGCACCCCCGACCACGAAAAGGGGGTTGCAACGTGGCCGTTTTGGAGGACCGCTGACCGCTGCATCAAAGACCGGGCGCATTTATGGCGCGCCGCCAGTGCGCGGTGGCCGCGCCACGGCGTAGCAGTTTGCGTGCCCTTGCAATAGTGAGCGTATAATGTgggtgtatatatatatatataaaagggACTTTGTAATTATTGGGTTTAATCGAAGGTTCCGTCGATTTTTCAGCGCGCACCCCGATTATCCGAATTGGTTATCGAAAAGCCATTAGTACGCTCGCGACGAGGCGGGCCGTGTTTTTATCTCGCTCCTTCACCCCTCGTTCCCCTCCCTTCCCCTCATCCCGAAGAAGAATCCGCTCATAAATTCGGTAATAATTCTTCGATGTATCAATGCGCGTGCTTTCAGCATTCCCGCAAACGAGAGAGATCGAGAGCTCTCTCCCGAATGAAATTCGCCGCTTattcgcgagcgcgcgcgtcaTCTTACACCTCGCGCATCTCCACGCGCGGAAAGTCCCCATTGGTATTTCGCCCTTTCGATATTCCAATGTAatgcgtatttttttttttttactcttctGCTGTTGTTTTATATCGATACCGCGAATACTTATTGGGTTTTACGGCGCATTCGCGATACGGCCAGTGCGAATTTATGTTTTTCGAGATTGTAACGCGCCGATTCCGATTCATCGGTTACACCGCGGTACAGTTTGCCGCACGTAGTTCGgattataaagtatataaatccATTTATGGTCCTGTATCTCGCgcacatttttatgttattcgtGCCATGCGCGaggccgcgcgcgcgataagGACGAACGCCGCTCGCGgtgcggtggcggcggcggcggcgctcGCTCGCGGCGAATTTCAACGCGCGGCTACATTCTAATTTACGTTTAACAGgctattaaagtttatatacattCGGCGGGAATCTGGGGTGAAGTTGAATCGTAATACGAGTACTACCGCGGGGGCGTGTTTGGGAGGGTGATCATTGAACCCAGCATCAAAGAGCTACCGCCGGGGCGTTTATTCCGGATTGCTCGCCGCGCGGCTGTATTTGCGCTTTGTACAAGATATTCACCGTATGCGAATCAGTTTGCGAACGCGTGCGCACGCATGGCTACACGCCCCCGCGGATTTTTGACGGAcgccgaaattttttttttccattttttcgcAGCAATTGTTTCGTCAACGCCGCGCCCACCGTCGCTGCTGCACAGCCGGATCTGTGTACGGCTCTTctggaacaaaaaaaaaaaacaaaaaaaaaacaacaacaaCACCGGTGCGCGGTGTCAGTGGCGCAAAACTAACGGGAGAGTACAGGTCCCTATTTGAAGGACCTGCGCTTAACGACGTACTCGAAACTCTGCAGATCCAAGTTCGTTATCGTTTAGATTGCTGGATCAAAGAGCGCTttcatttacaatttttcatccACAGAAGCGACGAACGCTACGTTCTTTCGACGTAATATTCACTTTTATCCGCTATGCAACATCGGCTGTTCCATTTTTCTGCtccagtttttttttagtctAACGGTTAGGAAATTATTTGCGTGTGTAGGTGGCATATTGGCGATTTTTCACATTAATCAATCCGGAGGAAACTATTTTAAAGTAGAGAGGGTAGAGGGTTGATCTCGCCCTTCTGAAAATTaacgatataaatttattgtttaaaataaataacagtatttttatatgaaatatgctAATATTAAGTATCTCTgttgcataaattaataatagctgattttttttttttttttgcgtaacgCGCGGTATTATGGCATAATCTCTTCTCTCCCCTGCAATTTCAACGCGAAAGAATTATTCGGGGCAATTTTACTCGGATCAAAATTCGGTGCTTCCGTTTCTGACAACGTTCAATAATCTCCCATGCATATTTCACCGCACGCGCCGTCGAGCCTCTAAACGAACTGTAGCATATGACAGAATACGCGCGCGTGTTTAAAGCGGATTTGTCTCGGGTATGATGAAACATGCAATATGTGCGGTACGGACTGTATCGTATGGAGATCTCGAGTTTTCAGATTTTCGGTGCAACATCATTGGCTGATGGTTGTAACACGTGATTGTCTTCGTTAGGTATTGcctacctctctctctctctctctctctcattttttttcagacttgtaatattatatcgcCTAATGAGGGGTATTATTTCCATTCTCGGATCTTGCATTGTTGCGTCTTATCTTCTAATATGATCGAGGTATCGCGAATCGTaatgagagaaaaatgcaTTGCGGTACTTTGATATAGCAAAATACACACTCAGGTACAGACGTGCATGTATGTAAAATCGCCGCGGGTCGACTATCATAATCCTATCGAATCGTCAGATCTACGTAGGACGACGAGGTTTGTCGACGTCGCGATTTGTGGCCACACACAAAATTACATGGCGGATCGAATTATGTAACTCGGGGCGCAGGCACGAGGAATCCCTCTTTATAAGCCGCCCCCGCGAACTCATTTCCGCGACTACAACGCGCTGAATCACGGATATGGCGAATGATGCGAAAAGTTTCCTTACCTGCCTCTCAAGGAGCATCCGGGAATTGTTTTTCTTCCATCAAGTATTTCTGCTCGAATTTTCCGTCTTCGCCCTTAAGTTCCGCGAGTAAAAGTTGAAATTACGAAACAGGGGTGCACGTCTCGAGTATGAGGGGTGTAAGATTCGCAGGAGAGAAATTCCACATCTATCGCGGAATCACGACAGAGGTATAACGTTggtattcgtaatcagcgaatAACTTACGACCCCGCGTGTATATGGTATAACgcgatttattacattaaatttatcatatatcAAAACCATTCCGCGAATATTAGCGTTTTCGGTGTTTGAATTCCAACTGGAGCAATGCATGTCGCTGCAACGTGTGCATGAATTCCCCATTCAGATTCGCAAGATTCCTCCGTGAAATAACGCGGCTAATAGCCGACTCGGTGCGATCATCGCACCGAGACAGCATGGTGGCAGATATCAAACTGCCGGAATTGCTTGCTCCACGGTGTATTGATATTCAACGGGCGTCTGCCTGATAAAGCGTCGAGTGGAATATTCAATCAAGCGTGGTGGCGAGAGGGTGAGCAGGAACGGGACAGGGGAGGGGCGCACCCGTCTTGCCGACCAGATGCTGTGCGACGACTAAGGTGGAAGACGGTGATGTTAAAAGGAGGTGAGGATCACGAAGAACCGTGGATGGCGAGCGTGTTGATCGACGCTGCTTGCGCATTCCTGGCGAGGACTAAGGAATAACGTCGCTAAAGCGAAGGTAAACGATTCCTCGGCGTCAACGAGTTCACGAGGGGGATCCTTGGCTGGAGAAGTAATTCGATATAGAGAAGCGGCGCGTGCTCCGTTCTGATCACGTGGATTCTTTAGGTTCTTCCGGGGTATTACCCGCACGGAATCGCGACGAGCGGCCCGAGAGATTAGATGTGTGTTTAATGTGAAGTGTATTTCGCCCGAAAGGAAATGAGAGAGATCTCCTCGCCGCTTTTCCGTCCGATACACCTCGCCTCTTAATGCTAACGCGCGTTAATTTCtcagcagagagagagagaatcgtaCACTTTTACTTATATAGTATAACGGTAACAATGTATTATCGTTGAGCAATTACACATTTGCTTTGCGTTAAACGGTAGGTACAAGTGTAACTGGTTCATAATTGCTCTTACACTTTaacagttaaattataaaagcaattctGAGCCAGTTATGCAGAACGTACGGAGGAAAAATTACATGCGCGCGTGACATAaccagtattatatttatttttatatccttttttttttttcattatctgCACGCAGAGAGAACAATTTCTTTGAATACTTTTTCTCCATTTGTTTGGATTcatttgttttattcaaataacataatgttatgcgaaacattatctttaaaaactgaaaaaaaagcaatGTTTCATTGCATcaaatagtattattaataaataatcctatttgttttcttcaaacagttttgttcgactattccaaagcatatatatttcttcccttttaataaattttaataaatctaaagaaatctttctttctgtGAGTtctaaaaaaggaaatataaattatttctttgcttTAAGAactgaaatacttaaatatataaatacacagCTTATCGTTACGAACCTGAACGCCTCGGGTGAATTCGTTATTGCAGTAAATATGGACGGCGGAGAATTCCCTGACTTTGTCGAACTCGAACTTGATCTCAACCGGTTGGCCGCGGCTATCGTTCCTCCAGCCCACCCAGCCCTGGGCGCGATCGTTGtgcattttgaaattatcagGCCCCGTTCTTCCGTCCGTCAGCTGACCCAGGCCACGGCGCAGCTCGCCGTCCCAGTGGCCGTCGTAGGTCGCGTCGAAGAATTCCCATCCGTTGCCTCTTTTATCGCCCTGGGGCATCGAATAGGACACCACGCCGTCTACGGGAGGGAAAAGTCAAGATACGATTGTTGACCCTCCTATCGACGATACTGTCCTTTGATTTGTTCGAAAACAATCATACGACTCTTTCGATTTCTTAATGATAAATGTATGAGAATATacgttgtaaaataaattcaactttttaaGTGATAAGTACAcgactaaataaaaaaaaaaaatgaaaatagcTCACgcaattatttgataaatataacattaatctaaatcatgtatatttttagttgCACTAAAAGAGTACAGGAAAAATGATTGATACTTTTTCACACTTTGGACTCACATTCGATCATTTAAGCTAGTTAGGAAACAAACTGCTCGTTCAAGCGCGTTTGTGCGTTTGTTCAGCTGCCTTATAGTCTAACACGCGTACTAATGATTTACCACATTTCCGGCATTGAGAGGCACCTATTCGACGCCCGTAGCTAATTCGATTTCCGGGCGAAAACGGAATTATACGAGCAAGATTTTGAAAAGCAAATTTGCTCTGGGCACGCCGGTATCAGGGTTAATGGACAGCCCGGCGGACCGGTGTACCGGTCCGCGGCAAGTTTCACGAAAATTGGCGAGTGCAAACAGCTTACCGCTCCAGTAACACCCGTAGAGCTCGACCCGCATGCAAACCGTCCGCCTGTGATAGCTGTAGGGTAGAAAACGGATCTTGCTCGCCCACAGAGGCGGCTCCAGCTCGTGCTTGGACTCCAAATACGTGTTCGTGTTACCCTGTATTACCTGAAAGCACAGAAAGCGCCAGTTCAAGTACAGGACAATTTCAGTTTTCGGTCCGGCACGGCGTTTGAGCTTTACCAGACCGGTCGGCGCAAGTCTCATTAGCTCTCTTTCTGCAACGGCGTTACATTAACTTTGACCAGTCGGGATATTTGAACACGTGCGCCGTTCCCCCGTTTCTATCGCGCTTTTTGTACCGCCATATCGGACGATGCCGCCGATGCACGAGTGGCTCGTGGATGCAAAACAGCGGCCGACTCTTTTATGCGTATGTACATACCAACAGTTTGCGagataagaatttttaatataccatACATTTTCCAGCTGATAGCGCTAACTTCAGCGTGCTATCTTATGCATACGTAACAGGAAAGAAGTCTACGTTATCGATGAACTGTCTCGTGACGACCGAATCCTGCCGTCGTAAATTTTGCTATgttaatgaatttattatgtCCTTCGTCCAAATTCCACGTATAATGCCCTCAATCCGGCTAGTTGCAAAAAGTATTGAACGCCTTCTATCCCGCTTGGAAAGTCACGATTGTCTGGCAGTGGCCAGTGACATTTATACGTCGTCTGGACAATGCCTGCGCTTTAGCAGCGCGAAATGCCGCTTTCCTCTCCTTCCCTCGGACTTGAATATGTCCCGTCATAGAATGGACATTGCGTTCCACGGGATCAGACGGGGGCTAAGGACTAATTTCACCCTACATTCCACTGCATTAGGTCCGACAGAGACCGACGCGCGGAGAGAcggatagagagagaaagggggatgCAGAGACAGAGACGCAAACGCGGATGGGCAAATCGAGAAGGGACGAAGGGTTCATGACGGGCGTAGGCAGGAGAGTAACGCAGGGCGAGAGAGGGTTGAGTTAAACGTCCGCCGTCCGCATTCCCTGATCCCCGTCGAGGCAGCGAACGTGTTGCCGTCGTTGACGacgtctctctctcctcgAGCGTGCTGGGGCGACGGTGCAATATTGATTCCACGTTGTGggtttatgaataaaataagcGGTTTATCCGACGGCGGTGTGTAGGGTGGTGTACGGTGTACTGAGGGTGCGGGGCGTGCGGGCGAGTGGCACGGTCCCACGGGATCACGCGAAGTGGCGTTGCCCATGGTGAGCAGATAGCCCAGGTACGCTTATATACATAGGTACATACATGTGGTGCGCGCCCACATACACGTATATGCTGGGTTAGATGGTACatattatacagggtgtatCGGAAGATATGCGTTTTCTcttctataattataaactcCCTCCGACGGGCTCCAAAGGTAACGTCGTGTCTTCGGCGTGGATCTCACGGCGTGGTTAATTACCGAGTCATTGGGCATTGAGAATTAAGCAACCAAAATGCAATTAGACGATGTAACAAAAGATCgattataaaacttaatgaGCGAGGTCTTTAATAATACAAGATAAAACGTTGCGATAATGGCAATTCattcttccccccccccccataaAAAGTGATATATGATTTGAAATTTACCAAATAGTTTTTAGTTAGAAAAAGACAATTCTTGATACACGCGTACACACATCTAagcgcattttttttttgtcacaaTAGACGTAAATGGTATACGTTCGCAGCTAAGTTCATAAACGTGTGAATGTACGGTTTTGTCGTGTAGCGATGAGAGCAACACAATCGCGCGACATAACGTTTTGCGGTAGGTACAACGTATTCTGCGCACGTCTCATGACCGAACGTACGTTCCGTGCCTTTAGCCTTCTACCACTTTTCGGTGCACCCATGCGCCGACCTTTACTACTATACTACCGTCGCGTCGACGTGCCTATCGTGCGGGACCCTGTGTCAAGATACCTTAACCGTAATACCCCTTCGGGATGTCCTTGTGGACTTATGGACTAGTATGGCTATATGTATCCGCAGGCTAAACAGATGACCTATTTTCACCTTGTTCACATATCAGCTCGGATTTTTTTCCGGTTTGATTTTTCTCAGCTCGCGATTGTTACTTTCTAATGAGACGCTTCTATTCAGGCTCcacaatttttggaaaatactATTCGCCCATTCTCGAGTCGCTGGCGTATAACCAACCCAACCTGCTTTCGGCACACATATAGAGCGGAGTTCAATTACCGAGACGTAAAAGCGTTTCTTGGGTTTTCACTGGCAACCCTTGCTTCTACCCTCCAGGTTCGCGCTACCGTTCCCTTCTTCCAGAAACAGACACTTGGAAAGTACTCCCAGAGGCGCGCCCTTACCTCTTTACCAACGGATAGCTTACTGCACCCTAGGTGAAAAACTCTTCGTGTCCGGGGGTCGATTCTTTCTCATTTTATGGCAACCAGGGACCTATTTCAGCTGCGCGCGTTATGTTGCTGCCGGTTCTCACAGCACAGGGTAGCGTCAAGATCTTGCACCCCTGATAGTTAACAGTACGTATGTGTGTTCACAGAATAGAATGAGTATTTGAGTGCATCTATTTGTGCAaaatgagataatattaaGATTAGACTACAGATAATTGGCAATCCAAAATGtcagaaacaaataaaaatttatattcattgttacgtcaatatttttattgcattgcttgagtaattaattaataaaaaaatatgaaatagttCGGATTTTGTCAAAATGTCTCATATATGTATGACAATATTATCAATCGCGAAATTAACTGGGCTGCAGCAAACTTGAttataatatgtgtaatattaataacatatataatcattCTTGTTTTATATCGTACTATTAATTTGCATTAGATTGTTGATTCATGAGCATAATTACCATTTTCACGAGCTATTAATCATCTAATCATCATATGTAAATCGTCGAATTAAATGTGCTTCATCCTGGCGCCATTACACAAATGCACAATGATTTATGATATGTGTACATGGGACATTATACATCATGatatttgtatgtattatttaaagagcCATTCAATGTGATacgcaattattaatttgtattatccTAATTGCGAGAAAAAGATTTCGAAAGTTCAATGGTAATTCGCGTCGATACACGATATTGCAGGTAATATTTGCGTGTATTTCCATCGTAATCTcctgtttcttttattttcaccCTTCGTGTCTGCACGCGACTTGCTGCGTGTTCATGAAGGTCGAATGTTAAACAACGGTACTATGGTTTGTGTAATTGTCTTAGGACTCTTAGAGAATGTTCAGGATCTTGTGGCCCGCATGgaaatgtacatatttaattttacgttgTACAGAATAGTAGATAATAATTCATGAATTTTACGTAAACTGATTAGAGACCGTGTTTCTACACACAGatctatcattttattattaaaaaaagcgGTTACTTAATTTtagtcttctttttttaatggttATCTTTACAAAGGATATTTTCTGATGACTTGAtgagttttaaaatacatcCATATTATTCACTTAAAACAagtatttacttaaatttatttaaaataagcttTCTGtacacattgaaaaaaatattttaacataaaactgtaaattacttatttcgaacatttcataagtttatatatcaGCAAGTCTATCATAAGTTCGTTACATTATGAGTATCAAATCTATGCGAAATATATTCTGAATcttagtaatttaatacttcaattaagaatattaaataaaaaatacaatttgccTACTATTCTGATTTTTCTACGgtgaaattttgtaatattctttaaaagagtataaattgctttttatGAGTACATAACAACGAATTTTCCTAAAATTTAtgatgaatatatttaaagacaattattaagataattatttgtaaaagacaACCGTTACTTgctaagagaaaaaaataagtaatcgTTTTTCTAAAcggtatttatattaattgatatttttctgtacaaataataaaaaatatataattacgtacatacaaaacaataagtaaatatatcattaaatcTCAAATATCtgctatattataaattattttcaagcagaaatttaataattggaaCATATTGTGAGCGTTGATAAAATACAGTGTAAACATTAGTATAAAATGTATGAGAGAACGTGCAGTTAGATGAAACGTAAGACGCTTTTCTATGTCAGAATTAAGGAACGTCGACGGAACAGAAAATGAAAACAGCGAGCCATTTTGCAAACGAATGACAACCGGATGACGTGACCGAGCACGAGATGGGACATCTGTCGGCTCTTATACGTCTATCGTGTTGCACCGGCGTTGCAAAATTATGCAGCTGGCACTTTCTCGAGACGGAAACAAGTGCACGGCGATGGTGGAAAGGAGCGTGCACAATGTAAAAGAGTCAAGATGCAGCAGCCCGATGCAACTTTATCGTGACGGCTTCTTCAAATCGTAATAGCTGCACGCGCAGTTTACGGCGGAAGTGTATCTCGTAAATATGCATCTCCGATGACGTCACGATCGAAGTGCATTTCAAGGATGCTAGATGCGGTTATAAACTTTCTAAATTCAGACTCCCATTTAGGAAGTGAGTCGCTTTCGCGTCTTGCCTCCGCGAGACTTTATCGCGATCGTGACGTAAGAAAAGTTGGtcgtttcaattttttcacgtatccgtaaatataatatttagagcTGTTCGAaagtggtaaaaaaaaaatttcaaagagaCAGGGAATTTTAGTTCGATGCGTTAGTCCCATAAGAAAAATAGTCTGTATTTATTCGAAATTTCTCgagttttcaatataaataacatttctcTCTTCTATTTGATAActcatttcaataaatattattccaaCCTTCCCaatattctaattttcaatatttctctATGCAACTTTTTATAGTGTATTAGCTAATGTTCTGTGACGGTTGGTTACGGTTTTGGACGTTTTGGCTGGCAGCGAAAGAGGTTGACGAAAAAATTTGGTGAGCCAAGCGAACCGCGCTCTTCTTCCTCGTGTGCGATTTTGAAGTGTTCATAACTTATGCCCGTGTTCGTTTTTTGCCTGTCGAAGCGCCGTATAAAACGAATTTATTGCGTCGGCGCATGCATGTCGTGGCGGTGGCTGCCTCCGCGAATATTTTCGTGCACTTCTCTTGAATGACGCTATTGGAATTTCGTTCGTCGATGGGCCGATATTTTTAGGACGTCCTACCTATTACCGATTATGGTTCTACTACTTCGCTTCCATCGAActtttattcgcaaaaaaatattctc of the Monomorium pharaonis isolate MP-MQ-018 chromosome 11, ASM1337386v2, whole genome shotgun sequence genome contains:
- the LOC118647863 gene encoding discoidin domain-containing receptor 2-like, translating into MRLAPTGLVKLKRRAGPKTEIVLYLNWRFLCFQVIQGNTNTYLESKHELEPPLWASKIRFLPYSYHRRTVCMRVELYGCYWSDGVVSYSMPQGDKRGNGWEFFDATYDGHWDGELRRGLGQLTDGRTGPDNFKMHNDRAQGWVGWRNDSRGQPVEIKFEFDKVREFSAVHIYCNNEFTRGVQVFSQVDILFSIGGKYYTGEPITYTYMEDKIFETSRNITIKLHHRVGKFVKLRLHFSDRWIMVSEVTFDSGKTINCIARYYAY